The following are encoded in a window of Anopheles gambiae chromosome X, idAnoGambNW_F1_1, whole genome shotgun sequence genomic DNA:
- the LOC1272346 gene encoding carboxypeptidase M isoform X3: MQPAGLAVLLMAVWCHAVPAIADVQPEQRNFEPSTDPALFAFDRGAGDGGLYTFDNLSVAQDPRAYRPDVGALDFVYHNHEEMTRYLRATTARYPNLTALYSIGKSAQGRDLWVLVVSASPYEHMLGKPDVKYIGNIHGNEAVGRELLLHLIQYLVSSYGSDPYIKWLLDNTRIHILPSLNPDGYAASKEGTCDGGQGRYNSRGFDLNRNFPDYFKQNNKRSQPETEAVKDWISKIQFVLSGSLHGGALVVSYPYDNTPNAIFHSYLSQPSLTPDDDVFKHLSLIYANNHGKMSRGVACKTASPSFENGITNGAAWYPLTGGMQDFNYVWHGCMEVTLEVSCCKFPPAYELRKYWDDNQMSMIKFLAEAHRGVQGFIMDPTGNPVERAQLKIKGRDIGFTTTKYGEFWRILLPGVYKLEVYADGFVPKDVDFMIVEQHPTLLNVTLQPAKRNDGSQHYRPAAASTQYRPQQQLPPGSAQGSGSDEGILSTLSSGFNSLVNNIFG; this comes from the exons ATGCAGCCTGCAGGTCTGGCAGTACTGCTGATGGCGGTGTGGTGCCACGCCGTGCCTGCCATCGCCGACGTCCAGCCCGAGCAGCGCAACTTTGAGCCGAGCACCGATCCGGCCCTGTTCGCGTTCGACCGTGGTGCCGGCGACGGTGGCCTGTACACGTTCGACAACCTGTCGGTCGCGCAGGACCCGCGCGCCTACCGCCCGGACGTCGGTGCGCTCGACTTCGTGTACCACAACCATGAGGAGATGACGCGCTACCTGCGGGCGACGACCGCGCGCTACCCGAACCTGACCGCCCTGTACTCGATCGGCAAATCGGCCCAGGGCCGGGACCTGTGGGTGCTGGTCGTGTCGGCCTCCCCGTACGAGCACATGCTCGGCAAGCCGGACGTCAAGTACATTGGCAACATCCACGGCAACGAGGCGGTCGGACGGGAGCTGCTCCTGCATCTGATCCAGTATCTGGTGTCGAGCTACGGGTCCGATCCGTACATCAAGTGGCTGCTGGACAACACGCGCATCCACATACTGCCCTCGCTCAACCCGGACGGGTACGCGGCATCGAAGGAGGGCACCTGCGACGGTGGCCAGGGGCGGTACAATTCGCGCGGCTTCGATCTGAACCGCAACTTCCCGGACTACTTCAAGCAGAACAACAAGCGGTCCCAGCCGGAAACGGAAGCGGTCAAGGACTGGATCTCGAAGATACAGTTCGTGCTGAGCGGGTCGCTGCACGGTGGCGCACTGGTGGTGAGCTACCCGTACGACAACACGCCGAATGCTA TCTTCCACAGCTACCTGTCGCAACCGTCGTTGACACCGGACGACGACGTGTTCAAGCATCTGTCGCTAATATACGCGAACAACCACGGTAAGATGTCGCGCGGTGTCGCCTGCAAAACTGCGTCACCCTCGTTCGAGAACGGCATCACGAACGGGGCCGCCTGGTACCCGCTGACCGGCGGCATGCAGGACTTCAACTACGTCTGGCACGGCTGCATGGAGGTGACGCTCGAGGTGTCCTGCTGCAAGTTTCCGCCCGCGTACGAGCTGCGCAAGTACTGGGACGACAACCAGATGTCGATGATCAAGTTCCTGGCGGAGGCGCACCGGGGTGTCCAGGGCTTCATCATGGACCCGACCGGCAATCCGGTCGAGCGGGCGCAGCTCAAGATTAAGGGGCGCGACATCggcttcaccaccaccaagtaCGGCGAGTTCTGGCGCATCCTGCTGCCCGGCGTCTACAAGCTGGAGGTGTACGCGGACGGGTTCGTGCCGAAGGATGTGGACTTCATGATCGTCGAGCAGCATCCGACGCTGCTGAACGTGACGCTACAGCCGGCCAAG cgcAACGATGGGTCACAGCACTATCGACCGGCTGCGGCCTCGACCCAGTACcgcccgcagcagcagctaccgCCGGGCTCGGCCCAAGGTTCCGGCTCCGACGAGGGCATCCTGTCGACGCTGAGCAGCGGCTTCAACAGCTTAGTGAATAACATTTTCGGCTAA
- the LOC1272346 gene encoding carboxypeptidase M isoform X1, translating into MQPAGLAVLLMAVWCHAVPAIADVQPEQRNFEPSTDPALFAFDRGAGDGGLYTFDNLSVAQDPRAYRPDVGALDFVYHNHEEMTRYLRATTARYPNLTALYSIGKSAQGRDLWVLVVSASPYEHMLGKPDVKYIGNIHGNEAVGRELLLHLIQYLVSSYGSDPYIKWLLDNTRIHILPSLNPDGYAASKEGTCDGGQGRYNSRGFDLNRNFPDYFKQNNKRSQPETEAVKDWISKIQFVLSGSLHGGALVVSYPYDNTPNAKICRSSSTCAVFHSYLSQPSLTPDDDVFKHLSLIYANNHGKMSRGVACKTASPSFENGITNGAAWYPLTGGMQDFNYVWHGCMEVTLEVSCCKFPPAYELRKYWDDNQMSMIKFLAEAHRGVQGFIMDPTGNPVERAQLKIKGRDIGFTTTKYGEFWRILLPGVYKLEVYADGFVPKDVDFMIVEQHPTLLNVTLQPAKRNDGSQHYRPAAASTQYRPQQQLPPGSAQGSGSDEGILSTLSSGFNSLVNNIFG; encoded by the exons ATGCAGCCTGCAGGTCTGGCAGTACTGCTGATGGCGGTGTGGTGCCACGCCGTGCCTGCCATCGCCGACGTCCAGCCCGAGCAGCGCAACTTTGAGCCGAGCACCGATCCGGCCCTGTTCGCGTTCGACCGTGGTGCCGGCGACGGTGGCCTGTACACGTTCGACAACCTGTCGGTCGCGCAGGACCCGCGCGCCTACCGCCCGGACGTCGGTGCGCTCGACTTCGTGTACCACAACCATGAGGAGATGACGCGCTACCTGCGGGCGACGACCGCGCGCTACCCGAACCTGACCGCCCTGTACTCGATCGGCAAATCGGCCCAGGGCCGGGACCTGTGGGTGCTGGTCGTGTCGGCCTCCCCGTACGAGCACATGCTCGGCAAGCCGGACGTCAAGTACATTGGCAACATCCACGGCAACGAGGCGGTCGGACGGGAGCTGCTCCTGCATCTGATCCAGTATCTGGTGTCGAGCTACGGGTCCGATCCGTACATCAAGTGGCTGCTGGACAACACGCGCATCCACATACTGCCCTCGCTCAACCCGGACGGGTACGCGGCATCGAAGGAGGGCACCTGCGACGGTGGCCAGGGGCGGTACAATTCGCGCGGCTTCGATCTGAACCGCAACTTCCCGGACTACTTCAAGCAGAACAACAAGCGGTCCCAGCCGGAAACGGAAGCGGTCAAGGACTGGATCTCGAAGATACAGTTCGTGCTGAGCGGGTCGCTGCACGGTGGCGCACTGGTGGTGAGCTACCCGTACGACAACACGCCGAATGCTA AAATCTGTCGGTCATCGTCAACCTGTGCCG TCTTCCACAGCTACCTGTCGCAACCGTCGTTGACACCGGACGACGACGTGTTCAAGCATCTGTCGCTAATATACGCGAACAACCACGGTAAGATGTCGCGCGGTGTCGCCTGCAAAACTGCGTCACCCTCGTTCGAGAACGGCATCACGAACGGGGCCGCCTGGTACCCGCTGACCGGCGGCATGCAGGACTTCAACTACGTCTGGCACGGCTGCATGGAGGTGACGCTCGAGGTGTCCTGCTGCAAGTTTCCGCCCGCGTACGAGCTGCGCAAGTACTGGGACGACAACCAGATGTCGATGATCAAGTTCCTGGCGGAGGCGCACCGGGGTGTCCAGGGCTTCATCATGGACCCGACCGGCAATCCGGTCGAGCGGGCGCAGCTCAAGATTAAGGGGCGCGACATCggcttcaccaccaccaagtaCGGCGAGTTCTGGCGCATCCTGCTGCCCGGCGTCTACAAGCTGGAGGTGTACGCGGACGGGTTCGTGCCGAAGGATGTGGACTTCATGATCGTCGAGCAGCATCCGACGCTGCTGAACGTGACGCTACAGCCGGCCAAG cgcAACGATGGGTCACAGCACTATCGACCGGCTGCGGCCTCGACCCAGTACcgcccgcagcagcagctaccgCCGGGCTCGGCCCAAGGTTCCGGCTCCGACGAGGGCATCCTGTCGACGCTGAGCAGCGGCTTCAACAGCTTAGTGAATAACATTTTCGGCTAA
- the LOC1272346 gene encoding carboxypeptidase M isoform X4 — MQPAGLAVLLMAVWCHAVPAIADVQPEQRNFEPSTDPALFAFDRGAGDGGLYTFDNLSVAQDPRAYRPDVGALDFVYHNHEEMTRYLRATTARYPNLTALYSIGKSAQGRDLWVLVVSASPYEHMLGKPDVKYIGNIHGNEAVGRELLLHLIQYLVSSYGSDPYIKWLLDNTRIHILPSLNPDGYAASKEGTCDGGQGRYNSRGFDLNRNFPDYFKQNNKRSQPETEAVKDWISKIQFVLSGSLHGGALVVSYPYDNTPNAIFHSYLSQPSLTPDDDVFKHLSLIYANNHGKMSRGVACKTASPSFENGITNGAAWYPLTGGMQDFNYVWHGCMEVTLEVSCCKFPPAYELRKYWDDNQMSMIKFLAEAHRGVQGFIMDPTGNPVERAQLKIKGRDIGFTTTKYGEFWRILLPGVYKLEVYADGFVPKDVDFMIVEQHPTLLNVTLQPAKEAAEYSASQLPGASYDRPLTPTTPIANREPARPNAANQDRLIFTS; from the exons ATGCAGCCTGCAGGTCTGGCAGTACTGCTGATGGCGGTGTGGTGCCACGCCGTGCCTGCCATCGCCGACGTCCAGCCCGAGCAGCGCAACTTTGAGCCGAGCACCGATCCGGCCCTGTTCGCGTTCGACCGTGGTGCCGGCGACGGTGGCCTGTACACGTTCGACAACCTGTCGGTCGCGCAGGACCCGCGCGCCTACCGCCCGGACGTCGGTGCGCTCGACTTCGTGTACCACAACCATGAGGAGATGACGCGCTACCTGCGGGCGACGACCGCGCGCTACCCGAACCTGACCGCCCTGTACTCGATCGGCAAATCGGCCCAGGGCCGGGACCTGTGGGTGCTGGTCGTGTCGGCCTCCCCGTACGAGCACATGCTCGGCAAGCCGGACGTCAAGTACATTGGCAACATCCACGGCAACGAGGCGGTCGGACGGGAGCTGCTCCTGCATCTGATCCAGTATCTGGTGTCGAGCTACGGGTCCGATCCGTACATCAAGTGGCTGCTGGACAACACGCGCATCCACATACTGCCCTCGCTCAACCCGGACGGGTACGCGGCATCGAAGGAGGGCACCTGCGACGGTGGCCAGGGGCGGTACAATTCGCGCGGCTTCGATCTGAACCGCAACTTCCCGGACTACTTCAAGCAGAACAACAAGCGGTCCCAGCCGGAAACGGAAGCGGTCAAGGACTGGATCTCGAAGATACAGTTCGTGCTGAGCGGGTCGCTGCACGGTGGCGCACTGGTGGTGAGCTACCCGTACGACAACACGCCGAATGCTA TCTTCCACAGCTACCTGTCGCAACCGTCGTTGACACCGGACGACGACGTGTTCAAGCATCTGTCGCTAATATACGCGAACAACCACGGTAAGATGTCGCGCGGTGTCGCCTGCAAAACTGCGTCACCCTCGTTCGAGAACGGCATCACGAACGGGGCCGCCTGGTACCCGCTGACCGGCGGCATGCAGGACTTCAACTACGTCTGGCACGGCTGCATGGAGGTGACGCTCGAGGTGTCCTGCTGCAAGTTTCCGCCCGCGTACGAGCTGCGCAAGTACTGGGACGACAACCAGATGTCGATGATCAAGTTCCTGGCGGAGGCGCACCGGGGTGTCCAGGGCTTCATCATGGACCCGACCGGCAATCCGGTCGAGCGGGCGCAGCTCAAGATTAAGGGGCGCGACATCggcttcaccaccaccaagtaCGGCGAGTTCTGGCGCATCCTGCTGCCCGGCGTCTACAAGCTGGAGGTGTACGCGGACGGGTTCGTGCCGAAGGATGTGGACTTCATGATCGTCGAGCAGCATCCGACGCTGCTGAACGTGACGCTACAGCCGGCCAAG GAAGCCGCGGAATACAGCGCCAGTCAGCTGCCCGGTGCGTCTTACGACCGGCCGCTAACGCCAACCACACCCATTGCCAACCGTGAGCCTGCCCGACCGAATGCGGCAAACCAGGATCGGCTCATTTTTACCTCCTGA
- the LOC1272346 gene encoding carboxypeptidase M isoform X2, translating into MQPAGLAVLLMAVWCHAVPAIADVQPEQRNFEPSTDPALFAFDRGAGDGGLYTFDNLSVAQDPRAYRPDVGALDFVYHNHEEMTRYLRATTARYPNLTALYSIGKSAQGRDLWVLVVSASPYEHMLGKPDVKYIGNIHGNEAVGRELLLHLIQYLVSSYGSDPYIKWLLDNTRIHILPSLNPDGYAASKEGTCDGGQGRYNSRGFDLNRNFPDYFKQNNKRSQPETEAVKDWISKIQFVLSGSLHGGALVVSYPYDNTPNAKICRSSSTCAVFHSYLSQPSLTPDDDVFKHLSLIYANNHGKMSRGVACKTASPSFENGITNGAAWYPLTGGMQDFNYVWHGCMEVTLEVSCCKFPPAYELRKYWDDNQMSMIKFLAEAHRGVQGFIMDPTGNPVERAQLKIKGRDIGFTTTKYGEFWRILLPGVYKLEVYADGFVPKDVDFMIVEQHPTLLNVTLQPAKEAAEYSASQLPGASYDRPLTPTTPIANREPARPNAANQDRLIFTS; encoded by the exons ATGCAGCCTGCAGGTCTGGCAGTACTGCTGATGGCGGTGTGGTGCCACGCCGTGCCTGCCATCGCCGACGTCCAGCCCGAGCAGCGCAACTTTGAGCCGAGCACCGATCCGGCCCTGTTCGCGTTCGACCGTGGTGCCGGCGACGGTGGCCTGTACACGTTCGACAACCTGTCGGTCGCGCAGGACCCGCGCGCCTACCGCCCGGACGTCGGTGCGCTCGACTTCGTGTACCACAACCATGAGGAGATGACGCGCTACCTGCGGGCGACGACCGCGCGCTACCCGAACCTGACCGCCCTGTACTCGATCGGCAAATCGGCCCAGGGCCGGGACCTGTGGGTGCTGGTCGTGTCGGCCTCCCCGTACGAGCACATGCTCGGCAAGCCGGACGTCAAGTACATTGGCAACATCCACGGCAACGAGGCGGTCGGACGGGAGCTGCTCCTGCATCTGATCCAGTATCTGGTGTCGAGCTACGGGTCCGATCCGTACATCAAGTGGCTGCTGGACAACACGCGCATCCACATACTGCCCTCGCTCAACCCGGACGGGTACGCGGCATCGAAGGAGGGCACCTGCGACGGTGGCCAGGGGCGGTACAATTCGCGCGGCTTCGATCTGAACCGCAACTTCCCGGACTACTTCAAGCAGAACAACAAGCGGTCCCAGCCGGAAACGGAAGCGGTCAAGGACTGGATCTCGAAGATACAGTTCGTGCTGAGCGGGTCGCTGCACGGTGGCGCACTGGTGGTGAGCTACCCGTACGACAACACGCCGAATGCTA AAATCTGTCGGTCATCGTCAACCTGTGCCG TCTTCCACAGCTACCTGTCGCAACCGTCGTTGACACCGGACGACGACGTGTTCAAGCATCTGTCGCTAATATACGCGAACAACCACGGTAAGATGTCGCGCGGTGTCGCCTGCAAAACTGCGTCACCCTCGTTCGAGAACGGCATCACGAACGGGGCCGCCTGGTACCCGCTGACCGGCGGCATGCAGGACTTCAACTACGTCTGGCACGGCTGCATGGAGGTGACGCTCGAGGTGTCCTGCTGCAAGTTTCCGCCCGCGTACGAGCTGCGCAAGTACTGGGACGACAACCAGATGTCGATGATCAAGTTCCTGGCGGAGGCGCACCGGGGTGTCCAGGGCTTCATCATGGACCCGACCGGCAATCCGGTCGAGCGGGCGCAGCTCAAGATTAAGGGGCGCGACATCggcttcaccaccaccaagtaCGGCGAGTTCTGGCGCATCCTGCTGCCCGGCGTCTACAAGCTGGAGGTGTACGCGGACGGGTTCGTGCCGAAGGATGTGGACTTCATGATCGTCGAGCAGCATCCGACGCTGCTGAACGTGACGCTACAGCCGGCCAAG GAAGCCGCGGAATACAGCGCCAGTCAGCTGCCCGGTGCGTCTTACGACCGGCCGCTAACGCCAACCACACCCATTGCCAACCGTGAGCCTGCCCGACCGAATGCGGCAAACCAGGATCGGCTCATTTTTACCTCCTGA
- the LOC1272347 gene encoding GDP-fucose protein O-fucosyltransferase 2 → MQRPHSFKLILMNRTVYSLLLLAFSQIVHTTSAHLRELCEKRDIFFEPYRCQLVDLDLLDDPVLYLLYDVNPSEGFNLRRDVYIRLAVFVQFLRTQRGYRRTRLVLPPWSSLVHWRSGNIDQQQLLWGNFFDLPSMRLYTDVLDMDEFFAEYGRLHGPGATTVVLDEVYKLKHFEQMFENGVFVDKFEEHVCPKGHDGALSYFGYGNFTADAFTCLHFQGSAMLLHRLLERYRPGRPRATRYVHVLNAEIVLHDLWGNVDYWEARRSMRFAPPLVDVATRFRAEYLNSSDRADRTVRPARWTDERSRPRKARGGEYLCAHLRRADFLYGRDKTTPTVQSAALQIRAKLLELGLKTVFVASDCTRMEFYNLKNYLKRFRVVRFVPESYEQRAELKDGGVAIVDQIVCSHARYFIGTYESTFTYRIYEEREIIGFPKDLTFNTFCKSEKDMNCEKNTVWPIVYH, encoded by the exons ATGCAACGCCCGCATAGTTTTAAGCTAATTCTAATGAACCGCA CGGTCTACTCGCTCCTGCTGCTGGCGTTCTCGCAGATCGTCCACACCACCAGCGCCCATCTGCGGGAGCTGTGCGAAAAGCGGGACATCTTCTTCGAGCCGTACCGGTGCCAGCTAGTCGACCTAGACCTGCTGGACGACCCCGTCCTCTACCTGCTGTACGACGTCAACCCGAGCGAGGGGTTCAACCTGCGCCGGGACGTGTACATCCGACTGGCGGTATTTGTCCAGTTTCTCCGGACGCAGCGCGGCTACCGGCGCACCCGGCTGGTGCTGCCGCCCTGGTCCAGCCTGGTGCACTGGCGCAGCGGCAAcatcgaccagcagcagctgctgtgGGGCAACTTTTTCGACCTGCCCAGCATGCGCCTGTACACGGACGTGCTCGATATGGACGAGTTTTTCGCCGAGTACGGGCGGCTGCACGGCCCTGGCGCGACCACCGTTGTGCTGGACGAGGTGTACAAGCTGAAGCACTTCGAGCAGATGTTCGAGAACGGCGTGTTCGTGGACAAGTTCGAGGAGCACGTCTGCCCGAAAGGCCACGACGGCGCGCTGTCGTACTTCGGGTACGGCAACTTCACGGCGGACGCGTTCACCTGCCTGCACTTCCAGGGCAGCGCGATGCTGCTGCACCGGCTGCTCGAGCGGTACCGGCCGGGGCGCCCGCGCGCCACCCGCTACGTGCACGTGCTGAACGCGGAAATCGTGCTGCACGATCTGTGGGGCAACGTGGACTACTGGGAGGCGCGGCGTTCGATGCGGTTCGCGCCGCCGCTGGTCGACGTGGCGACCCGGTTCCGGGCCGAGTACCTCAACTCGTCGGACCGGGCTGATCGGACGGTGCGCCCCGCCCGCTGGACGGACGAGCGGAGCCGGCCGCGGAAGGCGCGCGGCGGCGAGTACCTGTGCGCACACCTCCGCCGGGCCGACTTCCTGTACGGGCGGGACAAAACGACGCCCACGGTCCAATCGGCCGCACTGCAGATCCGGGCCAAGCTGCTCGAGCTCGGCTTGAAGACGGTCTTCGTCGCGTCCGATTGCACGCGGATGGAGTTTTACAACCTCAAGAACTACCTGAAGCGCTTCCGGGTGGTGCGGTTCGTGCCGGAAAGCTACGAGCAGCGGGCCGAGCTGAAGGACGGCGGCGTCGCGATCGTCGACCAGATCGTGTGCTCCCACGCCcgctacttcatcggcacgtACGAGTCGACGTTCACCTACCGGATCTACGAGGAGCGGGAAATCATCGGCTTCCCGAAGGATCTGACCTTCAACACGTTCTGCAAGAGCGAGAAAGACATGAACTGCGAGAAGAACACGGTCTGGCCGATCGTGTACCATTAA
- the LOC1272348 gene encoding protein spindle-F — translation MSTAEPNAPTSQQALQAALQTLKERCQTFQRRIALLEEENDSLRSLQTRATVTEQLQLDSSRPANQTELRQLRESVAELTHQKMQLAEQIAMVDTENRQLWRRLSLIVKDLGEVTVGPSTTLTVTVNQPLQQQQQQHQRTSTTQPSQNLIRSRTFTKHAPNPKLRERAHRDGSTDEEPLNLEDISLLNTCGFLESSGVDAGLDDDGELLRAALEANPDLSRCTDGLLDIKRELARQQMLMRDLYQQFAQELNSRTHTEAEKLMKDVMVEVVECELPPRKAKVPTQPARDEASPSALMFGKVGMSLLLQEKMRAGGMKRTCPMCGALYGPDTAFDDFQAHVEAHFLTEGETAMEELSLDRYNEYNASQPVGDF, via the exons ATGAGCACAGCGGAGCCGAACGCGCCGACCTCCCAGCAGGCCCTCCAGGCGGCCCTGCAAACACTGAAGGAGCGGTGTCAAACGTTCCAGCGCCGAATTGCCCTGCTGGAGGAGGAGAACGATTCGCTCCGGTCGCTGCAAACCAGAGCAACCGTGACGGAGCAGCTGCAGCTCGACAGTAGCCGGCCGGCCAACCAGACCGAGCTGCGCCAGCTGCGCGAAAGTGTGGCCGAGCTGACGCACCAAAAGATGCAGCTGGCGGAACAGATCGCGATGGTCGACACGGAGAACCGGCAGCTCTGGCGTCGGCTCTCGCTGATCGTGAAGGATCTCGGCGAAGTGACCGTCGGTCCCTCCACCACACTCACAGTCACGGTCAATCAgcccctgcagcagcagcagcagcagcaccagcggaCATCAACCACGCAACCTTCCCAGAATCTGATCCGCTCGCGCACGTTCACCAAGCACGCGCCGAATCCGAAGCTGCGGGAGCGGGCCCACCGAGACGGCTCCACCGACGAGGAGCCGCTCAATCTGGAGGACATTTCGCTGCTCAACACGTGCGGCTTTCTGGAGAGCTCGGGCGTGGACGCCGGCCTGGACGACGACGGGGAGCTGCTGCGGGCCGCCCTCGAGGCCAACCCGGACCTGAGCCGCTGCACCGACGGACTGCTGGACATTAAGCGCGAGCTCGCCCGCCAGCAAATGCTCATGCGTGACCTATATCAACAGTTTGCGCAAG AGCTAAACAGCCGTACCCACACGGAAGCGGAAAAGCTGATGAAGGACGtgatggtggaggtggtggagtGTGAGCTGCCGCCCCGGAAGGCGAAAGTGCCCACCCAGCCCGCTAGGGACGAGGCCAGTCCGTCCGCGCTAATGTTCGGCAAGGTCGGCATGagcctgctgctgcaggagaaGATGCGGGCGGGCGGGATGAAGCGGACCTGCCCGATGTGCGGCGCGCTGTACGGGCCCGATACGGCGTTTGACGACTTTCAGGCGCACGTCGAGGCGCACTTCCTGACTGAGGGCGAAACAGCGATGGAGGAGCTCAGCCTGGATCGGTACAACGAGTATAACGCGTCACAGCCGGTGGGAGACTTCTGA
- the LOC1272349 gene encoding large ribosomal subunit protein bL32m isoform X1: MSRLINRLANTLRTLESYLFGGNGFPPGALALVHVHDGSPQPAAPRAAPFSLRDLLGDGMLWAVPKHRRTVEKRLKRKYGSPEYKLKILTPKVHLRTCATCGSDQEVGVLCRKWNHSPFPFHSICKVTGPPLTFASTSLSIAATCYKKVRAETELMQEKIQSELGLEPVDRDVVVLYDRERDEQPAEFWQGKRIVEMEKPRPSWFSKNLLQKSTQQQSEPDELKPGHEKLG, encoded by the exons ATGTCTCGGCTAATCAATCGACTGGCAAACACGCTGCGGACGCTCGAAAGCTACCTTTTCGGTGGCAATGGATTTCCGCCAG GCGCCCTAGCACTGGTGCACGTTCACGACGGCTCACCACAGCCAGCCGCACCACGGGCAGCACCGTTCTCGCTGCGCGACCTGCTCGGCGATGGCATGCTGTGGGCGGTGCCGAAGCATCGCCGCACGGTCGAGAAGCGCCTCAAGCGCAAGTACGGTTCGCCCGAGTACAAGCTGAAGATACTGACGCCAAAGGTGCACCTGCGGACGTGCGCGACCTGCGGCAGCGACCAGGAAGTGGGCGTCCTGTGCCGTAAGTGGAACCATTCtccatttccattccattcaatTTGCAAGGTAACCGGCCCTCCTCTAACGTTTgcttccacttcgctctccatCGCAGCCACGTGCTACAAGAAGGTGCGCGCGGAAACGGAGCTGATGCAGGAGAAAATACAGTCCGAGCTCGGGCTCGAACCGGTCGACCGGGATGTGGTGGTGCTGTACGATCGCGAGCGGGACGAGCAGCCGGCCGAGTTTTGGCAGGGCAAGCGGATCGTCGAAATGGAGAAGCCGCGCCCGTCCTGGTTTAGCAAAAATTTGCTCCAGAAGTCGACGCAGCAGCAGTCCGAACCGGACGAGCTGAAACCGGGCCATGAAAAGCTGGGCTGA
- the LOC1272349 gene encoding large ribosomal subunit protein bL32m isoform X2: protein MSRLINRLANTLRTLESYLFGGNGFPPGALALVHVHDGSPQPAAPRAAPFSLRDLLGDGMLWAVPKHRRTVEKRLKRKYGSPEYKLKILTPKVHLRTCATCGSDQEVGVLCPTCYKKVRAETELMQEKIQSELGLEPVDRDVVVLYDRERDEQPAEFWQGKRIVEMEKPRPSWFSKNLLQKSTQQQSEPDELKPGHEKLG, encoded by the exons ATGTCTCGGCTAATCAATCGACTGGCAAACACGCTGCGGACGCTCGAAAGCTACCTTTTCGGTGGCAATGGATTTCCGCCAG GCGCCCTAGCACTGGTGCACGTTCACGACGGCTCACCACAGCCAGCCGCACCACGGGCAGCACCGTTCTCGCTGCGCGACCTGCTCGGCGATGGCATGCTGTGGGCGGTGCCGAAGCATCGCCGCACGGTCGAGAAGCGCCTCAAGCGCAAGTACGGTTCGCCCGAGTACAAGCTGAAGATACTGACGCCAAAGGTGCACCTGCGGACGTGCGCGACCTGCGGCAGCGACCAGGAAGTGGGCGTCCTGTGCC CCACGTGCTACAAGAAGGTGCGCGCGGAAACGGAGCTGATGCAGGAGAAAATACAGTCCGAGCTCGGGCTCGAACCGGTCGACCGGGATGTGGTGGTGCTGTACGATCGCGAGCGGGACGAGCAGCCGGCCGAGTTTTGGCAGGGCAAGCGGATCGTCGAAATGGAGAAGCCGCGCCCGTCCTGGTTTAGCAAAAATTTGCTCCAGAAGTCGACGCAGCAGCAGTCCGAACCGGACGAGCTGAAACCGGGCCATGAAAAGCTGGGCTGA